The following nucleotide sequence is from Synergistaceae bacterium DZ-S4.
ATGCAGAGGATCTTCTTTGCGCCTGAATTGTCGGCCACGTTTAGCACTGTACGAAGCTGGATCATAACTTACAATGCCTCCTCGTCTTCCGGTTTTGCGCCCAGTACGGGAGCTCTTTCGATTATCTGCGCTACTTCCCAGCGTTTGTGCGCGCTGAGAGGGCGTGTTTCCGCTATCATTACCTTGTCGCCAATGCGGCAGTCGTTGGCCTCGTCATGAGCCATAAACTTTTTGGACCGGAGGACCGGTTTGCCATAAAGTGAATGCTTTGCCATACGGTCTACGCGAACAACTATAGTCTTTTCCATTTTGTCGCTGACCACCACGCCGGTGCGGACTTTGCGATTGATCTTCTTTGATTCCATCTCCGGCTACCTCCTTGCTCCTGAACGATCGATACCCTTTTCCTTTTCGGTGATTACCGTCAGTACGCGGGCAATTGTCTTTTTGACCTCTCTGATACGGCCTGAGTTGTTCAACTGTCCTATGGCGTTCTGGAAACGGAGGTTGAACAGCTCTTCCTTATACTGTCTGTGTTTGTCGTTAAGCTCAGATATGCTGAGATCTCTAAGTTCCTTGGGATCCATACTATTCACCTGCTCCCTCTCGG
It contains:
- the rpsQ gene encoding 30S ribosomal protein S17, which encodes MESKKINRKVRTGVVVSDKMEKTIVVRVDRMAKHSLYGKPVLRSKKFMAHDEANDCRIGDKVMIAETRPLSAHKRWEVAQIIERAPVLGAKPEDEEAL
- the rpmC gene encoding 50S ribosomal protein L29 → MDPKELRDLSISELNDKHRQYKEELFNLRFQNAIGQLNNSGRIREVKKTIARVLTVITEKEKGIDRSGARR